The genomic region CAGATGAGAAGACTAAAGAAGGTTTGAACTGAGATCCCCACTCCCTAGGTGCAGTACCTTGCTCACCCAAAGTCAAAATAGTGCCAACcttaagtttcctttttctgaagGGGAGTTGTTacattttgagaaagaaattcATATTGCAGTCCATCAACTTTAATATGTGGACATAGATAAAACCATATTTATTCTGTGATCTCCAGTGAATGTAATAATAAAATGCATTGATTTCATCTATGCtgtattatttgaatattttacaaGCATGAATAAAATTAGCTAAAGAACAAAGACTTTTCATTGAAGCAACAAACTACATTCAATTGTGCAAATCTCAAAACCAACATGAAAATAGTTAAATTAAAACTTGAACATTTCAACATTGCTCAAAAGTGACACCATATATCATGGGATTTTTCTGcaactttttaaaacaaacaaaactaaagttagaaacaatttttaaaatgaatagatGCCAtataacatttttagaaaaaacaTAATTGTAactttcctcctcccttcctacATACTATATACACACAAAATTAGGTTTGAAATAACCGTTCCATCCTTAGTGGATGAAGAGAAGCAGGAACACTGAGCAATTTTCTATGGTGTGTTCAAGCATAAAATCAAGATAATACCAAAAGACATTATTATAATTAGCCATAAGCATGTTATTTCCTAGGTATGATGGTTCTAATGGATTTCTTTTATATGGTTTACTTCTTAGCTATTGCCAAAAGAGAGGGTCTACAGAAAAGCATTAGTTGAATTTGACTAATAGCCCTTGCTTTTTTGCAAAACTGGAATTATAAGAACATAGATGGagattcaacaataaaaataaacaagggcTTAATGTGGTTTATGCAAGGGACTCAACAGAGGTATTTGGACAAGAGACTCTATGGAAGAAAACTGGACAAACTGGAAATCCTTTAGTATATAGTGTCTTATGAATAATAAATCAATAATATCCTAAGACATGTTTTGTAGAATTGCATGGAAAGAAAGGATCAAGGGGAATCTTGGGAACTGAACTATATGTATAAActcttatataatattttttatgagtaactgatttttaagaaacaaatagTAACTAAACAGAAGCATTTTGCATTATCTTGCTATCAATTAGGCCCCCAAGCCATGGTTGAACTACTTCTTGATGTTCTTCTCCATCAGTAAAATTACATTCATAGGGTAGAATTCCTATTGACTTGGTTAAATTCTACCATCTGGCTTGTGTAAAGATTTTCCGCAAAGACACAGAGGGATTATTTACTCCAATTAAGGAACAGGCACTTATAGATCGTCTGCTCAACGATCAGACATacacaaccaaaagaaaaagactgtGTCCAAAGCTCCACAAATTTGTTTTACAGGTTTCTAGTATTAATACTGAATGATGTTTCAAGTTGAATGAATTACTTTgactttaaaatttgtttttaaatgaattagagaaatttgggaaaagaaagatttcttaaaattaattagTTCACTTATTAGTTGGTTTCCATATTTCAAGCACTCTACTAAAATTTTTACATCCACCATTGCACATTATATATATCAATTCCTTAGGTTAGCTACTAtctttatctctgttttacaaGTCAGGAAAACAGAGAGCTAAAAGTTTAAATTGCTAACTGAAATTCACTTACTTAGAATATGGTAGCAGAGTAGTAAGCTTTGGAAGAAACAATATACTATGAATATAAATGTGTTTCACGTTTAAATACATGTAGTTAAACTATATGTGGATGTCAAATTCTGAGCATTTCTGCATGCTTTATCCTTATGAAATTTCCTataaaaatgactttatttttgaaaaaacataAAGGATTCTGCttgcaaatatatatgtgtatacacacacacacacacacacacacacacatttacctTTTTTTGTGACTACAGTGGTTGATTTATTTGTGATGTTATTACCTAAAGAGATGATATAAGTAAACATATCATTTGCTACAAGTGAGGTAAGAGGTAAATAAGGAGATGAACACAAAGAAGCCACCAGTAGAGGCAGGGACAGGTCATTGGTGACCTTTGTTGGACCATtttcaaaactataatgagaGCAGATTCTGGATTGCAAAAATCTGGTATGAGAAGGCAGTAAATGTAGAATATTTTCTAAGAAACATATTAATGATGGGAAGCAAGGAAGCAGTAATTTGGAGATAAGTCATAGATtagattgtttgtttttgtttctaaattaGATATGGACACTTTAGCATGtgtaattaaaagaaagaatggaaagaagcAAAAAAGGAGATTTTAGagatataaaaggaaaagatataATTGAAGGAAAAAGATATAAGCAGAGCAAGTTAAGGGATAAAGATGAAAGACATAGGTGCTGGATTTAGGCTAAGTAGGATTTATATTTATCTGTTGATCCTGAAAAAAAAGGTAATAGtaagagaaaatatcagaatCACTGTCCTTTGGAGTGggagaaaattgaatatattaagAACTATGAAAACTTAAACTGacaaaagcaaacaacccaatcttAAACTAGGCGAAAGTCTGGAACAGATACTTCTTCAAAAGAGGATATAAGAATAGCAAATaaacactacacagtgaaccctaagttcaaccatgggctacagttaatagggcaattataaaaaatgtactatcatcaattgtaacaagtgttccacaccaatgtaacctcttgattgaatgtttccatggatgtgtggctcCATCCATTCTGCACAgatcattattggatcactggagtactttaaaaagagccacacaggcccagacgctgctgtagcctagagaggaacgtcctaggagaaagccattttgaaaccagaatgccAGAGCAGACACCAGTAGTGGAGTGATGTAATGGGAATCCTGTCTTTTgcgcatgattgttctgcaaaactgcaacttctctaataaagaatttttaaaaaagaatagcaaaaagcacatgaaaaaaagttcaaTACTACTAACTATTGGGGAAATATAAACTGAAACCATGATGACATATTACTACATGCTATCAGAatagccacatttttttttaaactgatacTGCTAAGTGCTGACAAGAATGCAGAACAACCTGAATTTTCATACAATACTGAATGCAAAAATGGTACAACCAATCTGGAACAGAGTTTGGCAGctttatatatacagaaaagaaatgacactTATCAAATACCCAGGAGCCTCACTCCTGGTTATTTACTCTTAGGAAATAAAAACTAGGCATATTCAAATCTCTAcgtaatttgttatagcaactCCATTCATAATCACTCCAAATTTgtaacaactcaaatgtccttcaccaGATGAACTGATAAACTGTGGTACTCCCATGCAGTGGACTGCTACTTAGTAATAAGAAGGATCAAAGTATTGATATTTGCATCAACTTGGGTGAATTTcaaggcattgtgctaagtgaaagaaaccagtctcaAAAGTATATGCTCCAGGATTCCAATTATTTAGCATTGCCAGAAAGACAAAGCTATAGCATATCGGTGGTTCTCAGGGCTTGGGATGAGGGAGGGTGTATCTATAAAGTGACAACACAATGGAGTTTTTTGAGGTGATGGAACCATTCTGTATTCTCATTAtagtggtggttacacaaatctatacatatgttaaaattcatagaactgtaacaaaaaaatacaggatgatcatttaaaaaataaagtaaaaatgataGGTTTCAAGACTGATCTGGATAAgaggagtgttctggtttgctaatcctgccagaatgcaaagcactagaaatggattggcttttataaaaaggggtttatttggttaaacagttacaatcttaaggccatgaagtgtccaaggtaacacatcaacaatcagataccttcattggaggatggccaatggcgtccggaaagcctctgttagctggaaaggcacatggctggtgtctgctctggcattctggtttcaaaatggctttctcctaggacattcctctctaggctgcagcagcatctgggcctatgtggctctttttaaagtactgcaatgatccaataatgatccatgctgaatggatggagccacacttccatggaaacattcaatcaagaggtcacaccctaatcaaagctgtcactcacagttgggtgggtcacatctccatggaacactcagtcacaaggttccaacctaatcaacaccagtgcatctgcccccacaagactgaatcaaagataatggcattttgggggacataatacatccaaactggcacaagggggtAAAACAAAGTGCGAGTTAAATTGCTTTATATAACAAGATAATTGGAATTAGAGAGTTGTCTTCTGGCAACACAAGTAAAACGGACTGGAAAAGGAAGACTGGAAAAGAAGATaggagaagaaaggaggacaGAAAAGCCAACAATAAGGGGCAAACCAGGACCTAAAAAGAAATTTGCTTCGTGATAAATTGTCTGCTGCAGAAGAGACCAACTTAAAAACAACAGATTTCTTTCTCATTTGGTTGGTAATCTCTCCCCTCTGTTATGATaaaaatttcaatgaaaattCTGTTTTGCTACAGAAGTTTTGGGTTAGAGTTGCTTCAGTGAATATAGAAGAAATGGCTTCTGCCCTTTTTAGTGGCGCCTCAACAACCTTGTGCGAAGGGAACAGCAGCTGAAGGAAAGGAGATGGTGCTAGAGAAATGAGAAACCTGAGTAGAAGACAACACATGGAAAGCACACTCCTCCTTTGAAAGAATCCTCAGCCATATTGTAATGGGTGTTGAATTACCCATAAAATAAAAGGATTTATGTGTCTAGTCAAGGAATAGCTGATTCAAAAAAGTTAGAGGACGTTGGGCTACTTAGTTACACATGCacaaatgaaaattccaacagcaaGGTGCTCTTTGAAATTATGCCGATAATAATCACTGTCTTGGAACTTCACAAACATAATTTCcataatttaattatttgatgTCTAAACTCCTTTATAAGAAGGAAACTTTTCATGAAATCAAATATACCTTATTGGGATTTGCATATTATTAGATCTGATTCTAGCAATGAAATAATTTACTTTTCCACACTTTTGCAAGTACAAATTCactattttattgttgtttttaactcTCCATACAAATTCACTTAAGCGTTTGGTAGGAGACTTATGTAAACGGCATTCTATGTAATGTGGTGAGCTAGCCATGTAGCTAATGTCCCTGGGTTGCTTGTGATCTAGGCACCTGCCCTTCTCTGAACCAGTAGCAGCTGCAGAAAGCACTGTGAGCTTTTATGCTATTTGCGTACTGTTCCTTGCAGCTTCTCGAACAAATTGCTCAACAGAAAAGGATGGTGTCATTTGTAGGCACTTAAAATACAACAGAGAAGTATGGACTTCCCAGTTCCCCCCCGGACGGAGAGGGCGGCCCGGTTGTGGATGGTCAGATAGCCCCCATCTCCCGCCGCCAATCCCCGGCCCTAACCAGCACGGAGCAGACGCcggcagtggcagcagcaggcGAGGAGGAAGATGGCGGGACGGCTGCCGGCCTGTGTGGTGGACTGTGGCACCGGGTATACAAAACTAGGATATGCTGGAAATACAGAACCACAGTTTATCATCCCTTCCTGTATTGCTATTAAGGAGTCAGCAAAAGTGGGTGATCAAGCTCAGAGGAGGGTGATGAAAGGTGTTGATGACCTAGACTTCTTCATTGGTGATGAAGCAATAGAAAAGCCTACATATGCAACAAAGTGGCCAATCCGCCATGGAATAGTTGAAGATTGGGACTTGATGGAAAGATTTATGGAGCAAGTGATCTTTAAATACTTAAGGGCAGAACCTGAAgaccattattttcttttgactGAACCTCCACTGAATACTCCAGAAAACAGAGAATATACCGCTGAAATAATGTTTGAGTCCTTCAATGTTCCAGGCTTGTACATTGCTGTGCAGGCTGTTCTTGCCTTAGCTGCATCCTGGACCTCCAGACAAGTAGGAGAACGGACATTGACTGGTACTGTAATAGACAGTGGAGATGGTGTCACTCATGTCATTCCTGTGGCTGAAGGGTATGTGATTGGCAGCTGTATTAAGCACATTCCAATTGCAGGACGAGATATAACGTATTTTATTCAGCAACTGCTGAGAGACCGAGAAGTAGGAATCCCGCCAGAGCAATCCTTAGAAACAGCTAAGGCAGTAAAGGAGCGTTATAGTTATGTCTGCCCAGATTTAGTAAAAGAATTTAACAAGTATGACACAGATGGGTCAAAGTGGATTAAGCAGTATACTGGAATCAATGCTATCTCAAAGAAAGAATTTTCCATTGATGTTGGTTACGAGAGATTCTTGGGACCTGAAATCTTTTTTCACCCAGAGTTTGCTAATCCAGACTTCACACAACCTATCTCAGAAGTAGTAGATGAggtaattcagaattgtcctatTGATGTCAGGCGTCCTCTCTACAAGAACATTGTCCTCTCTGGaggttcaaccatgttcaggGACTTTGGACATCGCTTGCAAAGAGATTTGAAAAGGACCGTGGATGCCAGGCTGAAATTAAGTGAGGAATTGAGTGGCGGTAGATTGAAGCCAAAGCCTATTGACGTACAAGTGATTACACACCACATGCAGCGATATGCAGTCTGGTTTGGGGGATCGATGCTGGCCTCTACACCTGAGTTCTACCAAGTATGCCACACCAAAAAGGATTATGAAGAAATTGGACCTAGCATTTGTCGTCACAATCCAGTGTTTGGAGTCATGTCGTAAAATTGACTTCTAGTTCCCGGGGCTAGGGCGGTGGGGAAGAGATCTTTCTGATTACCTGTTTTGTCTGGATGGCTGGTTTTGAAGTTTAAAGCCTGACTTGACAATAATAAGACCAAACATAATTAtacaggaatattttaataagtaTATCACCATGCGAATGTTGAGGAAAGCTAAAATAAATAAGTGTTTTTCTTTAGATTGAATATTTGAATCTTATGTGTAACAAAAAGAAGtggattttagttctttctgtgccctgatattttgtatattattgaATTATCCAAGATTTGATGGGATTTATCGGTATGTAGATAGCTCTATAGTGCTTGAATTGTACACATCTAAGTGTGCAGTGCAAGAGCTTGTTTATATTTCATACTTTTTATACTTTGaggaaaaagtcaaagaaaaactgtagtatttgaggaaaaaaagtgaCCAAGTAACAAGATAAATTCTAAAAATAGCCTCATGTGACTTGACATACACACTCATGGGATTCCAGTTGTTAGGAATTGCTTCCACCCCTTTCCACCCTGTCAATGGTTTTCTTTGCAAGTGCTTTTGGAACTAAGAAGCTAGTATTTTGGATTAACTGATGCCTGCTAGTGCTTTCTGATTACTCGCATTCTGTTTCTTGCTTTAATAGAAAAGTAAAGACAAGACTGTTGGACCAGTATTGCAATCCTGTAGTgtcatttcttattaaaaaaccAATAATTTGATGATGAAAATTGGTGTATTTAAAGCCTAACACCATTCTAATAAAGGCACACACTTCTTTTTACTACTTGTTTCAAGCTCTTTAATCTCTTTACAAGTTAACCAATCTATTGTCTTCAGACCTCTACAATAGTTCTTTAAAATCACAAGAGTTGGTTAGCAAACTGACTTTTATATGTGATCTATACAAATAATTGTGAACTTTTAATATGTTGAGTGCTTTCATTTTGATAACTGGATCTCCATTGGATATTTTCATTTGTATAAGTCATTTgcagtttgaaaattttttttagtgCCAGTCCCTGACATATCATGGAAAGttaattttctttacatttaaaaatatctggatCATGAAGAAAAAGTgatggaaataaattaaaactgaattaaaaaaaaaaaaaaaaaaaaaaaacagagaagtatGCTGGGTTCTGAAAAAATCTGAGAAATGTGAACGGAACAGCCTTTTGGTTTTATTGCTGACTTGAGTGAAACAGGCAGTAGTATAAAGCACTCTTCTTACTATTCTGACAAGAATATAACTTTCCCAAACATTTTGGCtcttatttcacttttattcacTTGTTTTGAAACTACATATCATCTTCTCACCCCTTGCTCTCCTGTACAATAATCTATTTAGAGGTACTTGCTTTTGTTTACACCCCCCCCCCGTCCTTTTATGCTTTGCTGCATTACTTTGTGAAGAAATTTGCACCAAGGCAGAAATGAAGCTTCTAGAGAATTCACTTGTTCCTCTATATAACAATCTGTTTTATTGAAAATGtgtctctgattctttttttcagtATAATTATGTCCTGATGGACCTTTGAATCTTTACCCCCCGATAGATTTAGGAAATAAGATTATCTGGAAATAGAGCATAGTTCTCTGAGTTACTGAATTGAATCACTTCAATCTTTAATATCTCAGATTTAAAACCaatgaacaggcaaaagaaatgtTTGCCACTTATTTCCCTCACACAAAGAGCTATATGAGAAAGGGCATAGTGCTGCCCTTTGGCCATTTTGGCAGCAAAGCAAACACTGAGACATGCAAACCCTTAGAGAAAAAGGGAACTATATACtgtaaaggcaaaaaagaaagagaaaataagaagagaaagaaatcccaATGTATGGGTTAACTAATTAGTTGAAAATACTGCAACAGTTCATTGGGCAATTTTGTAATCAGATG from Choloepus didactylus isolate mChoDid1 chromosome 1, mChoDid1.pri, whole genome shotgun sequence harbors:
- the LOC119529605 gene encoding actin-related protein 3-like, whose translation is MAGRLPACVVDCGTGYTKLGYAGNTEPQFIIPSCIAIKESAKVGDQAQRRVMKGVDDLDFFIGDEAIEKPTYATKWPIRHGIVEDWDLMERFMEQVIFKYLRAEPEDHYFLLTEPPLNTPENREYTAEIMFESFNVPGLYIAVQAVLALAASWTSRQVGERTLTGTVIDSGDGVTHVIPVAEGYVIGSCIKHIPIAGRDITYFIQQLLRDREVGIPPEQSLETAKAVKERYSYVCPDLVKEFNKYDTDGSKWIKQYTGINAISKKEFSIDVGYERFLGPEIFFHPEFANPDFTQPISEVVDEVIQNCPIDVRRPLYKNIVLSGGSTMFRDFGHRLQRDLKRTVDARLKLSEELSGGRLKPKPIDVQVITHHMQRYAVWFGGSMLASTPEFYQVCHTKKDYEEIGPSICRHNPVFGVMS